In a genomic window of uncultured Flavobacterium sp.:
- a CDS encoding ABC-F family ATP-binding cassette domain-containing protein, whose product MLNIHNLSVSFGGTYLFEEVTFRLGAGDRVGLVGKNGAGKSTMLKMLARDFAPDSGVISQEKDIRMGFLRQDIDFERGRTVLEEAYEAFTDIKIVEKKLEEINHQLVTRTDYESEEYGQIIEDLSDYTHRFDLLGGYNYVGDTEKILLGLGFKREVFNNQTETFSGGWRMRIELAKLLLQSNDVLLLDEPTNHLDIESIIWLESFLRSYPGVVVIVSHDKMFLDNVTNRTIEISLGKAYDFNKPYSQYLELRHEIREKQLATQKNQAKKIEETEKLIEKFRAKASKASMAQSLIKKLDKVERIEVDEDDNSVMNISFPVSKEPGRVVVEADNVTKAYGDKTILKDISLLVERGSKIAFVGQNGQGKSTFIKAIVDEFEYEGSIKLGHNVQLGYFAQNQAEYLDGEITLLQTMEDAAMDTNRSKVRDMLGSFLFRGDDVEKKVKVLSGGERNRLALCKLLLQPINVLLMDEPTNHLDIKSKNVLKAALQKFGGTLLLVSHDRDFLQGMSNIVYEFKDQKIKEYLGDINYFLEQRNLENMREVEKKDVEKAAAPKENNKTSYEDQKKGKALQNRLSKVESQIKQLEKDIQHDDKLLASNYDKHIEDASFFTAYNKKKKDLDQLLLDWEIVQEEIDNFNA is encoded by the coding sequence ATGCTTAATATACACAATTTATCGGTTTCTTTTGGTGGTACTTATTTATTCGAAGAAGTTACTTTTCGTTTAGGTGCCGGAGATCGAGTTGGACTTGTCGGGAAAAATGGTGCAGGAAAATCAACAATGCTTAAAATGCTGGCAAGAGATTTTGCTCCTGATTCGGGAGTTATTTCTCAAGAGAAAGATATTCGAATGGGTTTTTTACGTCAGGATATTGATTTTGAACGTGGAAGAACAGTATTAGAAGAAGCTTATGAAGCTTTTACAGATATTAAAATTGTAGAGAAAAAATTAGAAGAAATCAATCATCAATTGGTTACCAGAACCGATTATGAAAGTGAAGAATACGGCCAAATCATTGAAGATTTATCTGATTATACACATCGTTTTGACCTTCTTGGAGGTTACAATTATGTAGGAGATACAGAGAAAATTCTTTTAGGATTAGGTTTCAAAAGAGAAGTGTTCAATAACCAAACCGAAACATTTTCAGGAGGTTGGAGAATGCGTATCGAGTTAGCAAAACTATTATTACAATCAAATGATGTATTGCTTCTGGATGAGCCTACGAATCACTTGGACATCGAAAGTATCATTTGGTTAGAGAGTTTCTTACGCAGTTATCCCGGAGTTGTTGTAATTGTTTCGCACGATAAAATGTTTCTGGATAATGTTACAAATCGTACGATCGAAATTTCATTAGGGAAAGCATACGATTTCAACAAACCATATTCTCAATATTTAGAATTGCGTCATGAAATCCGTGAAAAACAATTGGCAACGCAAAAGAATCAGGCGAAGAAAATTGAAGAAACAGAAAAATTAATCGAGAAATTCCGTGCAAAAGCTTCAAAAGCTTCGATGGCGCAATCGTTGATTAAAAAATTAGATAAAGTAGAACGAATTGAAGTTGACGAAGACGACAATTCAGTAATGAATATCTCTTTTCCGGTTTCAAAAGAACCAGGAAGAGTTGTGGTAGAAGCAGATAACGTAACCAAAGCGTACGGCGATAAAACCATTCTAAAAGATATTAGTTTATTAGTAGAACGCGGAAGCAAGATTGCTTTTGTGGGACAAAATGGTCAGGGAAAATCAACTTTTATCAAAGCAATTGTTGATGAATTCGAATATGAAGGAAGCATCAAATTAGGACATAACGTTCAATTAGGATATTTTGCTCAAAATCAGGCAGAATATCTTGATGGAGAAATCACACTTCTTCAAACTATGGAAGATGCTGCAATGGACACAAACCGTTCTAAAGTTCGTGACATGTTAGGATCATTTTTATTCCGCGGAGACGATGTTGAGAAAAAAGTAAAAGTACTTTCAGGAGGAGAGCGTAACCGTTTGGCACTTTGTAAGTTGTTATTACAACCTATCAATGTTTTGCTAATGGATGAGCCTACGAATCACTTAGATATTAAATCTAAAAACGTATTGAAAGCCGCACTTCAAAAATTTGGTGGAACCCTATTATTAGTTTCTCACGATAGAGATTTCTTGCAGGGAATGTCGAATATTGTTTACGAATTCAAAGATCAAAAGATAAAAGAATATTTAGGAGATATCAATTATTTCTTAGAGCAACGCAATCTTGAAAACATGCGTGAAGTGGAGAAAAAAGACGTTGAAAAAGCTGCTGCTCCAAAAGAAAATAACAAAACATCATACGAAGATCAGAAAAAAGGAAAAGCGCTTCAAAACCGATTGAGTAAAGTTGAAAGTCAGATCAAGCAATTAGAAAAAGACATTCAGCATGACGATAAATTATTAGCTTCAAACTATGATAAACATATCGAAGACGCTTCATTTTTTACAGCATACAACAAGAAGAAAAAAGATTTAGATCAACTACTTCTTGACTGGGAAATCGTTCAGGAAGAAATTGATAATTTTAACGCTTAG
- a CDS encoding App1 family protein, with amino-acid sequence MKPILQLYRGYANEEELIVMGHVFKRTYDYDFQKKNFKNATSIINQFRIKTLQNFDIYLKCGNQEIHTKTLDDGYFKFCIPLEKETHFGWMEYEVSIKDGDETITEKGSFIRPHKGKLGIISDIDDTFLISHTQNFFKKIYILLFKNVNDRKVFTDVVPHYQALSSAGRHNKEEENAFFYVSSSEWNLYRFIVKFTKIHHLPRAVILLKDIKRGITDFFMSGRGNHDHKFDKIKHVLEFYPNLKYVLLGDDSQHDPVLYERICKIFPVTVKAVYIRQTGNHQKEATKKIMKNLENLEVSVCYYKHSSEAIMHSKSIGLI; translated from the coding sequence ATGAAACCAATTTTACAATTATATCGAGGTTATGCCAACGAAGAAGAATTAATTGTAATGGGGCACGTTTTTAAAAGAACGTATGATTATGATTTTCAAAAGAAAAACTTTAAAAACGCTACTTCGATTATCAATCAATTTAGAATAAAAACGCTTCAGAATTTTGATATTTATCTGAAATGTGGCAATCAGGAAATTCACACCAAAACACTTGATGACGGTTATTTCAAGTTTTGTATTCCCTTGGAAAAAGAAACTCATTTTGGATGGATGGAATATGAAGTAAGTATCAAAGATGGTGATGAAACGATAACCGAAAAAGGAAGTTTCATAAGACCTCACAAAGGAAAACTGGGAATTATATCTGATATTGACGACACTTTTTTGATTTCGCATACTCAGAATTTCTTCAAAAAAATCTACATTCTTTTATTTAAAAATGTAAATGACCGCAAAGTCTTTACGGATGTTGTACCACATTATCAGGCCTTAAGTTCCGCTGGCCGACATAATAAGGAAGAGGAAAATGCTTTTTTCTATGTTTCAAGCAGTGAATGGAATTTGTATCGCTTTATTGTGAAATTTACCAAAATACATCATTTGCCAAGAGCTGTTATTTTACTGAAAGACATTAAAAGAGGTATAACTGATTTTTTCATGAGCGGACGCGGAAATCACGATCATAAGTTTGATAAAATAAAACACGTTTTAGAGTTTTATCCCAATCTGAAATATGTTTTATTAGGTGATGATTCGCAACACGATCCGGTTTTATATGAACGAATTTGCAAAATATTCCCTGTAACTGTAAAAGCTGTTTATATAAGGCAAACGGGTAATCACCAAAAGGAAGCCACAAAAAAAATCATGAAAAACTTAGAGAATCTGGAGGTTTCTGTTTGTTATTATAAACATAGCAGCGAAGCGATTATGCATTCAAAAAGTATTGGGCTTATTTAG
- a CDS encoding diacylglycerol kinase family protein: MKKNIIFVVNPISGDLDKSDLINAVQEFATTNNFDLEVYETTGKQDQKNIKELYNQYSPERIVVAGGDGTIKMVAEAMEQYDVIIGILPAGSANGLSVDLNLPATIEENLKIAFLHHYIEMDMICINGKKSIHLSDIGVNANLVKNYEESNLRGFWGYALQAYSALKESEEPFVATISANNETVEHMARMIVIANSQKYGTGVIINPNGAMNDGKFELVILKSLDLLLIGKIITGNMPIDSDDIVIISTDQAKIKTDYPVNFQIDGEYCGAQTDLEIHILHKQMKIAVP, translated from the coding sequence TTGAAAAAGAATATCATATTTGTTGTAAATCCTATTTCCGGAGATCTTGATAAATCAGATTTAATTAATGCAGTGCAAGAATTTGCAACTACAAATAATTTTGATCTGGAAGTTTATGAAACTACCGGAAAACAAGATCAGAAAAATATAAAAGAACTTTATAATCAATATTCACCGGAACGTATTGTTGTAGCCGGAGGTGACGGAACTATAAAAATGGTTGCCGAAGCAATGGAACAATACGATGTAATTATTGGAATTTTGCCCGCAGGTTCAGCCAATGGATTGTCTGTCGATTTGAATTTGCCCGCAACAATCGAGGAGAACCTAAAAATTGCCTTTTTGCACCATTATATTGAAATGGATATGATTTGTATCAACGGCAAAAAAAGTATCCATTTAAGCGATATTGGCGTCAATGCAAACCTGGTAAAGAATTACGAAGAAAGTAATTTACGTGGTTTTTGGGGTTATGCATTACAAGCTTATTCCGCATTAAAAGAATCCGAAGAACCTTTTGTAGCCACAATTTCGGCAAATAATGAAACGGTCGAACATATGGCGCGAATGATTGTAATTGCCAATTCTCAAAAATACGGAACAGGCGTAATTATTAATCCAAATGGCGCGATGAACGACGGAAAGTTCGAATTGGTCATTTTGAAAAGCCTTGATTTGTTGTTAATCGGGAAAATAATTACCGGAAATATGCCAATTGATTCTGATGATATAGTGATTATTTCGACAGACCAAGCGAAAATAAAAACAGATTATCCGGTAAACTTTCAGATTGATGGCGAATATTGCGGCGCACAAACTGATTTGGAAATTCATATTCTGCACAAACAAATGAAAATCGCGGTACCTTAA
- a CDS encoding GNAT family N-acetyltransferase — MTTTFSFRIYNSTSLLPLEWNSLAVDNIFLTREYLEVLENSCPVNMICHFIGIFSDDKLVGIALTQFLFAEKLESFGERDQCLKTSVRNFAFKNFASHVLFVGNNMLTGQNAFAFNKEASQSKLIKTLHKAINQLKKDLKASGKKVHITSIKDFTAKEIEPLQAEFKNNYTFSTQPNMVFEINKNWNSEQDYIDALSKKYRDQYKRARKKADGIVKQKMTLAEIRKYEDVIYDLYFHVAKNAPFNTFFLARNHFSFFKEIMKDDFLFYGYFLDEKLIGFNTLIKNGHVMDTYFLGYDETIQREKMLYLNMLYDMIAYSINQGFSEIVFARTALEIKSSVGAKPIKMYGLITHSNALINHNIAKLFNYLEPKTDWQERNPFK, encoded by the coding sequence TTGACTACAACTTTTTCTTTCCGAATTTACAACAGCACGTCATTATTGCCTTTAGAATGGAATTCGCTGGCTGTAGATAACATTTTTCTAACCAGAGAATATCTTGAAGTGCTGGAAAATTCTTGTCCTGTAAATATGATTTGTCATTTTATTGGAATTTTTAGCGACGATAAACTAGTCGGAATTGCTTTAACTCAATTTTTATTTGCCGAAAAACTAGAATCCTTTGGGGAACGAGATCAGTGTTTAAAAACTTCTGTGCGTAATTTTGCTTTCAAAAATTTTGCTTCACATGTTTTATTCGTTGGTAATAACATGCTTACAGGTCAAAATGCTTTTGCTTTTAATAAAGAAGCAAGCCAGTCTAAACTAATAAAGACATTGCATAAAGCAATTAATCAGCTTAAGAAAGACTTGAAAGCGAGTGGAAAAAAAGTTCATATTACAAGTATAAAAGATTTTACTGCAAAAGAAATTGAACCTTTACAAGCCGAATTTAAAAACAATTATACGTTTTCGACTCAGCCAAATATGGTTTTCGAAATCAACAAAAACTGGAATTCAGAGCAAGATTACATTGATGCTTTATCCAAGAAATACAGAGATCAATACAAACGCGCCCGCAAAAAAGCAGACGGAATAGTTAAGCAAAAAATGACGCTGGCTGAGATTAGAAAATACGAAGATGTAATTTATGATTTGTATTTTCATGTCGCCAAAAATGCACCTTTTAATACATTTTTCTTAGCCCGAAATCACTTTAGTTTCTTTAAAGAAATTATGAAAGATGATTTCTTATTTTACGGCTATTTTTTGGATGAAAAATTAATAGGTTTCAATACATTAATCAAAAACGGCCATGTAATGGATACTTATTTTTTAGGGTATGACGAAACGATTCAACGCGAAAAAATGCTGTATTTAAATATGTTGTACGACATGATCGCATATTCTATAAATCAAGGTTTCTCTGAAATTGTTTTTGCCAGAACTGCGCTTGAGATTAAAAGTTCTGTTGGTGCAAAACCTATAAAAATGTACGGACTTATTACGCACAGCAATGCTTTGATCAATCATAACATTGCCAAACTATTCAATTATCTTGAGCCAAAAACAGATTGGCAGGAAAGAAATCCTTTTAAATAA
- a CDS encoding DUF1761 domain-containing protein: MEINPIALLLAAVVTLVVGFIWYNPKVFGTIWMRENNLTEEQLRTGNMLKIFGLTYVFSLMITVILMAVTIHQTGAVGMVGGPPLLDSAKPSFAAFMADYGTAYRTFKHGSLHGFMAGLFFAFPVIGINGLFERKSWKYIFIHAGFWIVSLTLMGGIICGFA, from the coding sequence ATGGAAATTAACCCTATTGCATTGCTTCTTGCAGCGGTTGTAACGCTTGTAGTTGGTTTTATTTGGTACAACCCAAAAGTGTTCGGAACAATCTGGATGAGAGAAAATAATCTCACCGAAGAACAACTTCGAACAGGAAATATGCTTAAAATCTTCGGATTAACGTATGTTTTTTCTCTAATGATTACCGTAATTCTGATGGCAGTGACCATTCATCAAACTGGTGCGGTAGGAATGGTAGGCGGACCTCCTTTACTGGATAGTGCAAAACCTTCGTTCGCAGCTTTTATGGCAGATTATGGAACGGCTTATCGCACATTCAAACACGGATCACTTCACGGATTTATGGCGGGCTTGTTTTTTGCTTTTCCTGTAATTGGGATTAATGGTTTGTTCGAAAGAAAATCATGGAAATACATCTTTATTCACGCCGGATTCTGGATCGTTTCTCTTACTTTAATGGGAGGAATTATTTGCGGATTTGCTTAA